A stretch of the Synechocystis sp. PCC 7338 genome encodes the following:
- a CDS encoding Uma2 family endonuclease, producing MSAITAQELEAQMPDATKLLSDEPEMESSLHYMQLLLLVTSLEWAWRRRDDFFIGANLTIYFSRQQLKQRDFRGPDFFLVKNTTGHPRSSWVVWEEDGRYPDLIIELLSESTAKVDRTTKLDLYATRFHTPEYFYFSPETLEFAGFRLNFNQYSPIIPNEQGWLWSEALGFFLGIHHGQLRYFSLEGMLVPTPEEAAQQEMFRADQAMARAEQETQRADQEKSRADRLAAKLKELGLGPDEA from the coding sequence ATGTCAGCAATAACGGCCCAGGAACTGGAAGCACAAATGCCCGATGCCACTAAGTTATTGAGTGATGAACCGGAGATGGAAAGTTCTTTGCACTATATGCAACTGCTCTTGTTGGTCACTAGTCTGGAGTGGGCGTGGCGTCGGAGGGATGATTTTTTCATTGGTGCTAACCTAACCATTTACTTCAGTCGGCAACAACTCAAACAGCGGGACTTTCGGGGCCCCGATTTTTTTCTGGTGAAAAATACCACTGGGCACCCCCGTAGTTCCTGGGTGGTGTGGGAAGAGGACGGCCGCTATCCAGACTTGATTATTGAATTACTTTCCGAATCCACTGCGAAGGTGGATAGAACCACTAAACTGGATCTTTATGCCACCAGGTTCCACACCCCTGAATATTTTTATTTTTCCCCTGAAACCTTGGAATTTGCCGGTTTTAGGTTAAATTTCAACCAATACTCCCCAATTATACCCAATGAACAGGGTTGGCTATGGAGTGAGGCGTTGGGCTTTTTCCTTGGCATCCACCATGGTCAATTGCGCTATTTTTCGCTGGAGGGAATGTTGGTACCCACCCCCGAGGAGGCGGCCCAACAGGAAATGTTCCGGGCTGACCAAGCCATGGCAAGGGCAGAGCAAGAAACTCAGAGGGCAGATCAAGAAAAATCCAGGGCCGATCGCCTGGCGGCCAAATTAAAGGAGTTGGGGCTAGGCCCCGACGAAGCCTAA
- a CDS encoding Uma2 family endonuclease has protein sequence MYQSYPPLSPRETLPTMYDLPSEDPEEPGLPDEFHLLQPELLRQTFLPPEHEGEDVFAASDLNLYYDPRHPQWYKRPDWFGVLGVSRLYDQRDLRLSYVIWQEGIAPLVVVELLSPGTEKEDLGRSLRDASQPPNKWTVYEQILRIPYYFVFNRYTDELRAFGLVQGIYQPLLPEGPGIWLEKAQLGLGLWRGEYQGIDRLWLRWYDEQHSWILTPAEREAQRAEREKSRAEQEKSRAEQEKSRAEQEKSRAEQEAQRAEREKSRADRLAAKLRELGLDPDEA, from the coding sequence ATGTACCAAAGTTACCCTCCTCTTTCTCCAAGGGAAACGTTACCCACCATGTATGACCTACCGAGCGAAGATCCGGAGGAGCCTGGGTTGCCGGACGAATTCCATTTATTGCAACCGGAACTACTGCGCCAGACTTTCCTGCCTCCGGAGCACGAAGGAGAAGATGTTTTTGCCGCCAGTGACCTTAATCTTTACTACGACCCAAGACATCCCCAATGGTATAAACGGCCGGACTGGTTTGGGGTGTTGGGGGTATCCCGTTTATATGATCAGCGGGACTTGCGCCTCAGTTATGTGATCTGGCAAGAGGGCATTGCCCCCCTGGTGGTGGTGGAATTGCTCTCCCCAGGCACGGAAAAAGAAGACCTGGGGCGGAGTTTGCGAGATGCCAGTCAGCCCCCCAATAAGTGGACGGTGTATGAGCAGATTTTGCGAATTCCCTACTATTTTGTGTTTAATCGCTACACCGATGAGTTACGGGCGTTTGGCCTAGTGCAAGGTATTTACCAACCACTATTGCCTGAGGGACCGGGTATCTGGCTGGAAAAAGCCCAATTGGGACTAGGTCTTTGGCGGGGTGAATATCAGGGTATAGACCGGCTCTGGTTGCGGTGGTATGACGAACAGCATAGTTGGATTCTGACTCCGGCGGAACGGGAAGCCCAACGGGCAGAACGGGAAAAATCCAGGGCAGAACAGGAAAAATCCAGGGCAGAACAGGAAAAATCCAGGGCAGAACAGGAAAAATCCAGGGCAGAACAGGAAGCCCAGAGGGCAGAACGGGAAAAATCCAGAGCAGATCGCCTAGCGGCCAAATTAAGAGAGTTGGGACTGGACCCCGATGAAGCCTAA